In the genome of Paenibacillus pabuli, the window TCCTACACAATAGAGCTAGCACGGGCTGAAGTTACCGGATATCTTGAAAGAAAGCCCAGACATATTAAAGGAGAGAATTATGCAATATTCAAAGGGTGAACTGCGCAGAGCACAAACATTGGAACTGATTAAATCGCACGGAAAAATATCGCTGCAGGAGATTGTTCAGACGATCGGCTGTTCGGAAGCAACTGCGAGGCGGGATTTGGATGTATTGGAAAAAGCGGGCGAGATTATTCGAACAAATGGGGGAGCCATTTATGAAGGGAGCCTGACGTCGACGGTATCGGAGCTGCCTTTTGCAGCAAAACGCGATTTCAGACGGATGGATAAGGAACGAATCGCTGCGACGGCCGCCGCTCTTGTTAAAGAAGGGGACATTATCTGTCTGACGGGAGGTACAACGACGTTCTTTATTGCGAAAGCACTCAAAAAGCACCGTAATATAACGATTGTCACCAACGCGGTGAATATTGCTTATGAATTGGCTGATGCCGAAGATATTCAGGTCGTGGTCATTGGCGGCGTTATGCGGTCCAAAAGCTATGAATTATGCGGTCCGCTGGCGGAAAGCGTGATCGACAAAATTAACATTACGAAGATGTTTCTCGGGGTGGACGGAGTAACGCAGAATTTCGGCTTTACGATGCATTCCCAGCTTGAAGCCCGTATAGCCCAATTAACTATGGAACGTTCCAGCGAGGTATACGCTGTATTCGATCAAAGCAAGATTGAGAAAAGTGCTTTGTTTACCATTGCTCCCTTAACTCAGGTGACAGGGGTGATTACGAATAAGCAGCCGGAGGGATGGTTTGAGCAAGCGTGCAAGGAGCATCAGATTGCGATACATACAACTACAGACCCCATTGCTTCTATATAACTATGCTTAATACTCAAACGCCCTTCCCTTCATATGCTGGCTAATTTGCAGGACAAGGGAGGATATGCGAATGCATTTTTCCAAGTTTATGCTAATCCTTGCGATGATTTGCGTTGTAATCGCTGAAGCGGGCTGTTCCAGTTCCTCCACTTCTGGCGGCGAATCATCTGCAGACTCGCAAGGCAAGGTGAATCTGGTCTTTTGGAGTCATCAGGAAGACGCCATTGTGGGCGCATACAAGAATTTAATATCTAAATACGAGACTTTACACCCCGATATAACGATCGAGTATCAGACCTTTCCATATGATGTATACAGCCAGAAGCTGAAAGCCTCATTCTCCGCCAAAAAACCACCTGACATCGCCGAATTCTTCGGCACCTGGGTGCCCGAATATTCGAAGAACGACCTGCTTGTTGAAATTCCTGATAGTGAAAATGTAAAAAAAGCATACTATGATGCCCCCCTGGGGGGATATTTGCGAGACAACAAATTATACGGGCTGCCGCTGGAATACAACATTGAGAATGGTGGCATGCTGATTCATCCGCAAATGCTCAAAGAACAAGGGCTGGATCATCCACCCTCAAACTGGACAGAACTTGTGGATTACGCCAAAAAGTTAACCCTACGTGAAAGCGATATCATCAAAGTCAAAGGCTTCGATTTTGTATCGGCAGATAATATTACATTCACTTTCCTATCCCTCATTTTGCAGCAGGGAGCGAGCTTTATGGGTGAGGACGGACATGTTGATTTTCACACGCCGGAGGCTCAGAAAGCGATGTCCACTTTGGTTTCACTTGTGACTGATGACAAGGTTACGGATTTAACCACGTTCGGCAGTGAACTGGATACCTCTGACTATTTTTTTCAGGGGAAATCAGCCATGACCTATCGCGGCCCCTGGACAATTGCTGCGGGACAGAACAACTATAAGGTAGATGATTTTGAATACGTGTCGGTACCTTCTTTTACGGAG includes:
- a CDS encoding DeoR/GlpR family DNA-binding transcription regulator, whose product is MQYSKGELRRAQTLELIKSHGKISLQEIVQTIGCSEATARRDLDVLEKAGEIIRTNGGAIYEGSLTSTVSELPFAAKRDFRRMDKERIAATAAALVKEGDIICLTGGTTTFFIAKALKKHRNITIVTNAVNIAYELADAEDIQVVVIGGVMRSKSYELCGPLAESVIDKINITKMFLGVDGVTQNFGFTMHSQLEARIAQLTMERSSEVYAVFDQSKIEKSALFTIAPLTQVTGVITNKQPEGWFEQACKEHQIAIHTTTDPIASI
- a CDS encoding ABC transporter substrate-binding protein; its protein translation is MHFSKFMLILAMICVVIAEAGCSSSSTSGGESSADSQGKVNLVFWSHQEDAIVGAYKNLISKYETLHPDITIEYQTFPYDVYSQKLKASFSAKKPPDIAEFFGTWVPEYSKNDLLVEIPDSENVKKAYYDAPLGGYLRDNKLYGLPLEYNIENGGMLIHPQMLKEQGLDHPPSNWTELVDYAKKLTLRESDIIKVKGFDFVSADNITFTFLSLILQQGASFMGEDGHVDFHTPEAQKAMSTLVSLVTDDKVTDLTTFGSELDTSDYFFQGKSAMTYRGPWTIAAGQNNYKVDDFEYVSVPSFTENPPVFAAESGWGLAVSKQSKQQEAALDFIKFISEKDNLTTWNTDTFTVPAKKEIAENPEFLKNNPHLKPSLDILALGQWIGPIADRDFFFKQINDNFQLMASGQQSVEDGLANIERTINDNQDQHK